From a region of the Nonlabens sp. Hel1_33_55 genome:
- a CDS encoding ExbD/TolR family protein — MSKFKKQKSGDLPAISTASLPDIVFMLLFFFMVATVMREDELKIENKLPNANQVEKLESKNKLIYIYIGKPSAQYQKTYGVTDVIQLGDKISTVEEVQTYVNTKRNDMPEDIQDEMMVSLKVDSGSKVGALTDVKQELREAMALKINYTAKNGDPMRNVKK, encoded by the coding sequence ATGTCAAAGTTTAAAAAACAAAAGAGTGGTGATTTACCAGCGATCTCAACAGCATCGTTGCCAGATATCGTTTTTATGCTTTTGTTCTTTTTCATGGTAGCAACCGTGATGAGGGAAGATGAGCTTAAGATTGAAAATAAATTACCTAATGCTAACCAGGTTGAAAAATTGGAAAGCAAGAATAAGTTGATTTACATCTATATTGGTAAGCCTAGTGCTCAATATCAGAAGACTTACGGTGTTACTGATGTTATTCAATTAGGAGATAAGATTTCAACTGTTGAAGAAGTTCAGACGTATGTCAATACAAAACGTAATGACATGCCTGAGGATATTCAAGATGAAATGATGGTGTCTCTTAAAGTAGATAGCGGTTCAAAAGTAGGTGCTCTTACTGATGTTAAGCAAGAGTTACGTGAGGCAATGGCCTTGAAGATTAACTACACTGCTAAAAATGGTGATCCAATGCGTAACGTTAAGAAGTAA
- a CDS encoding ExbD/TolR family protein, which translates to MAKRSAPEVNAGSMADIAFLLLIFFLVTTTIEVDSGIQSKLPPPVPDDVQPPKIKQKNIFQVLVNQDNRLLVENEDMVISDLTEAAIAFLDNGGGEGPAGCAYCEGARDPESSDNPDKAVISLVNDRQATYNYYVTVYNELVRAYTILRNRESNKRYNESYEDMYLRYKEWPETEKETPEYEKLEEQVNLVRDLYPLKLSEAEPQES; encoded by the coding sequence ATGGCTAAAAGATCTGCACCTGAAGTTAATGCTGGATCTATGGCAGATATAGCATTCCTTCTATTGATATTCTTCCTGGTTACTACAACCATTGAAGTTGATAGTGGTATTCAAAGTAAATTGCCGCCGCCAGTGCCAGATGATGTTCAGCCGCCTAAGATTAAGCAGAAGAATATATTTCAGGTTCTAGTGAATCAGGATAACCGCCTTTTAGTTGAAAACGAAGACATGGTTATTTCAGATTTGACTGAAGCTGCTATTGCTTTCTTGGATAACGGTGGTGGTGAAGGACCTGCTGGATGTGCTTATTGTGAAGGCGCTCGTGATCCAGAAAGTTCTGACAATCCAGATAAAGCTGTAATATCTCTTGTAAATGACCGTCAGGCTACTTACAATTATTACGTTACTGTTTATAACGAACTAGTTAGAGCTTATACTATTCTGCGTAATCGTGAATCCAATAAGAGATACAATGAATCTTATGAAGATATGTATTTGCGATACAAGGAATGGCCAGAAACAGAGAAGGAAACTCCAGAATACGAAAAACTTGAAGAGCAAGTGAATCTAGTTCGCGATTTATATCCTTTGAAGTTGTCTGAAGCTGAACCTCAAGAATCTTAA
- a CDS encoding MotA/TolQ/ExbB proton channel family protein translates to MKRSLSILFMAVVMILGMSTTATATTTTNTTVTALVAAQDEPETVETVSFHQELKKRFIEGGPLFMSIVLVCLILGLAIAIERIIYLNLSTTNSKKLAADVEEALKSGGIEAAKDVCRNTKGPVASIYYQGLDRADESVEAAEKAVVAYGGVQMGQLEKNVSWVSLFIALAPMLGFMGTVIGMIKSFDSIAEAGTMEPALVATGIKVALLTTVFGLIVAIILQIFYNYIVAKIDSIVNDMEDASITLIDILVDYKNGKL, encoded by the coding sequence ATGAAACGATCACTTTCAATTTTGTTCATGGCAGTTGTAATGATATTAGGAATGTCAACTACTGCAACGGCAACTACAACAACTAACACGACGGTTACTGCACTCGTAGCTGCTCAGGATGAACCAGAAACTGTGGAAACAGTTAGTTTTCATCAAGAACTTAAAAAACGATTTATAGAAGGTGGACCATTATTTATGTCTATCGTACTAGTTTGTTTGATTTTAGGTCTTGCAATCGCAATAGAAAGAATTATTTACTTAAACCTTTCTACTACAAACTCTAAGAAGCTTGCTGCAGATGTAGAAGAAGCTCTTAAAAGTGGTGGTATTGAAGCTGCAAAGGATGTTTGTCGTAATACAAAAGGTCCTGTTGCTTCTATCTACTACCAAGGTCTTGATAGAGCCGACGAAAGCGTAGAAGCTGCTGAAAAAGCAGTCGTTGCTTATGGTGGTGTTCAAATGGGACAATTGGAGAAGAACGTATCATGGGTTTCCTTATTTATCGCTCTTGCTCCTATGCTTGGGTTTATGGGAACAGTAATAGGTATGATCAAGTCTTTTGATAGTATTGCAGAGGCTGGAACAATGGAGCCAGCTCTTGTTGCAACTGGTATTAAGGTAGCACTTTTGACAACTGTATTTGGTTTGATCGTTGCGATCATTCTGCAGATTTTCTATAACTATATCGTTGCTAAGATCGATAGTATCGTGAACGATATGGAAGATGCTTCTATTACTCTTATCGATATTCTTGTAGACTACAAGAATGGTAAGCTGTAA